From a single Brassica oleracea var. oleracea cultivar TO1000 chromosome C5, BOL, whole genome shotgun sequence genomic region:
- the LOC106344675 gene encoding uncharacterized protein LOC106344675 translates to MILAPRPGHSIIDGIPNRDDRWREKFFVFKINPASVGDFDFGRIPREWSEEIEPFGPAPMSPELRGLIATLRRGSPRWLTFTVDRIRTAYALPPGENRVIPIGLAAPIRPGKGRCNKRAREKEALHDRPYESSEVGSFERAQKSRRGPTLISRLQAQSSGLMARPVSIASTVGGTRRAPNTSAGSVGDRALDDDVDSSTHRHRRRFIDSPTSTSSSRGNQLCTSQVDPSAHLPDVQETSLWRFSYDNEVPILENHERLGLIWRKLREKGCELPSLGDMRERDAYVWMAVANAKAMEASNEYAALMERRLADFLRKEEVGSHLLMIQQLRDAVLAVVNDKLRKKKKETAAEIRLQEVQARIEALTVYSEGGFELEEELERLRDQEISLDVDNGLASVSDLSLSHLKLTEVSGDSVDQD, encoded by the exons ATGATTCTCGCCCCTCGACCCGGCCATTCTATCATAGACGGTATTCCTAACAGGGATGACCGGTGGAGGGAGAAGTTTTTCGTTTTCAAGATTAACCCGGCGTCGGTCGGCGACTTCGATTTCGGAAGGATCCCTAGGGAGTGGTCCGAAGAGATTG AGCCCTTTGGTCCTGCACCTATGTCTCCCGAGCTTCGTGGATTAATCGCCACTCTGCGGCGAGGTAGTCCTCGATGGCTCACTTTTACTGTGGATCGAATTCGAACTGCTTACGCTCTTCCACCAGGTGAAAACCGTGTTATCCCTATTGGTCTGGCAGCTCCTATTCGACCGGGGAAGGGTCGTTGTAACAAAA GGGCGAGGGAGAAGGAGGCGTTACATGATCGTCCTTACGAGTCCTCTGAAGTCGGGTCGTTTGAACGAGCTCAGAAATCTCGGCGCGGACCGACTCTTATATCGAGATTGCAGGCTCAGTCTTCTGGTCTTATGGCTAGGCCGGTGTCGATCGCATCTACTGTTGGTGGGACCCGAAGGGCGCCGAACACTTCAGCCGGTTCTGTCGGTGATAGAGCTCTTGATGACGACGTCGATTCATCGACTCACCGACATCGACGTCGATTCATCGACTCACCAACATCGACGTCGAGCTCTAGAGGAAATCAATTAT GTACTTCTCAGGTTGACCCGAGCGCTCATCTTCCGGACGTGCAGGAGACCTCTTTGTGGAGATTTTCGTACGATAACGAGGTACCGATCCTCGAGAATCACGAGCGTCTCGGTTTGATCTGGCGTAAGCTCAGAGAGAAGGGATGTGAGCTTCCTTCTTTGGGGGACATGCGAGAACGTGATGCTTATGTTTGGATGGCGGTCGCGAACGCTAAG GCTATGGAGGCGAGCAATGAATATGCCGCTTTGATGGAGAGGCGGTTGGCTGATTTTCTGAGAAAAGAGGAGGTTGGGAGTCATCTTCTCATGATTCAGCAACTTCGAG ACGCGGTTTTGGCCGTGGTGAACGATAAACTTCGGAAAAAAAAGAAGGAGACGGCTGCGGAGATTCGTTTGCAGGAGGTGCAAGCTCGTATTGAGGCTTTGACCGTGTACAGCGAAGGTGGTTTCGAGCTCGAAGAGGAGTTGGAGCGTCTTAGAGACCAGGAGATCTCACTCGATGTGGATAATGGTCTTGCTTCGGTGTCAGATCTTTCCCTTAGTCACCTCAAACTTACTGAGGTTTCTGGTGATTCGGTCGATCAAGATTGA